The segment CGAATCGCTCAGCGCCATTTTGCCCGGCGCACAGAAAAATCTGTCCGATAAGGACGGGGCGCTGCTACAGGAACTCTGCTTTGGTGTAATGCGTACCCTACCGCAGCTCGAAGCATTGATTGGCAAGCTGATGGAGCGGCCTTTAACAGGTAAGCAGCGTGTTCTTCATTATCTGATCATGGTAGGCCTGTATCAGTTGCTTTATACCCGCGTCCCTCCGCATGCCGCACTGGCTGAGACCGTGGCTGGCGCGGAAGAGCTAAAACGCGCAAACCTGAAAGGCTTGCTGAATGGTGTGCTGCGCCAGTTTCAACGGCAGCAGGAAACGTTGGTTGCAGAAGTTGATCAGGGTACGCAACGTTATTTACATCCGGGTTGGTTGCTCAAACGTTTACAAACCGCATGGCCCGAACAATGGCAGCAGATTGTCGAAGCCAACAATCAGCGTCCACCGATGTGGTTGCGCGTCAACCGTCAACATCACGCCCGTGATGCCTGGTTGGCACTGCTTGAAGCGACAGAAAAACATGCCTTCGCCGGAGATGCTCCGGATGCCCTTCGCCTGGAAGCGCCAACCGCAGTCGGCCAACTGCCTGGTTTCGAGCAGGGTTGGGTAACGGTACAGGATTTATCCGCACAACGCTGTGCTTTGCTGCTTGAACCACAAGATGGCGAATCGATTCTTGACCTGTGTGCTGCGCCTGGCGGCAAAACCACCCATATCCTTGAAATTGCACCGCAGGCGAACGTGCTGGCCGTCGATGTTGATGAACAACGTCTGACGCGCGTGAGAGAAAACCTGCAACGTCTCGGCATGCAGGCGGATGTGCGTCAGGGTGATGGGCGAACGCCAGCTGACTGGTGTGGTGAGCAACAATTTGACCGTATCCTGCTGGATGCACCCTGCTCGGCAACGGGTGTGATCCGCCGCCATCCCGATATCAAATGGCTGCGACGCGATCGTGATATCGCTGAGCTGGCCAGCCTACAACAGGAAATCCTCAACGCAGTCTGGCCTCGGCTGAAGCGTGGCGGCACG is part of the Pantoea phytobeneficialis genome and harbors:
- the rsmB gene encoding 16S rRNA (cytosine(967)-C(5))-methyltransferase RsmB yields the protein MKKNTNLRSLAAQLIERVVDKGESLSAILPGAQKNLSDKDGALLQELCFGVMRTLPQLEALIGKLMERPLTGKQRVLHYLIMVGLYQLLYTRVPPHAALAETVAGAEELKRANLKGLLNGVLRQFQRQQETLVAEVDQGTQRYLHPGWLLKRLQTAWPEQWQQIVEANNQRPPMWLRVNRQHHARDAWLALLEATEKHAFAGDAPDALRLEAPTAVGQLPGFEQGWVTVQDLSAQRCALLLEPQDGESILDLCAAPGGKTTHILEIAPQANVLAVDVDEQRLTRVRENLQRLGMQADVRQGDGRTPADWCGEQQFDRILLDAPCSATGVIRRHPDIKWLRRDRDIAELASLQQEILNAVWPRLKRGGTLLYATCSVLPEENHQQISAFLAAHPDAIAEALPQGQDNGWQVFPATDGGDGFFYAKLMKK